From Streptomyces sp. NBC_00683, one genomic window encodes:
- a CDS encoding ATP-binding protein: MKPSRPLYEREPELAAAAQAVDALCGAQAAGGLLVFSGEAGIGKTALLGEIRAMAEDRCTVWQARGGETVTSVPFHVVRQLLQPALDQLPADETRALFGDWFEITAPALGLAEPTGPQPDPQGVRDGLDFVVSRLASRLSHRPLLLIVDDAHWADGESLAWLAGFTARLTELPVLVVQAHRPQELADRNSDWAMARTPEDSRPEGPTALIRVALRALTPDATAELVRAGLGDHADDPFCREVWAVTGGNPYEAVELVAKAQDRELPPVEESAGLLRELGASARGSGLVARLERLGTNANRFAWAAAVLGTDISQELAATLAGMSSAEAADCTARLRDARIVSGFDPLEFVHPLIATAVYRSIPPATRTAMHGRAAWAITQAGLGAAAASRHLLEVHPDDDQELVAQLREAAGQHLAVGAPQAARRCLERALQEPPRPHDRAALLYELGCATLLSSPATTVQQLRAALDTPGLDETLRVDATFRLAAALAHNNQLKDAALSLAAEASRTAPGPGLMRLQAAHFLWEGMQATENDGPARSARLARNADHLKGRDNAERVLLTLRAFDAMLRGENAQLVVDLCERALVDGRPARGLGWTDSEWGFELPTMVGITYAFTDRLDRAEELFGEAVRAFEISGWSGAHLAFAHTLLGLVHRRRGRLAEAEGFLREGLRLADRVGSGLPVHWDAACLLIDTLLARGRTAEARLVADRYDFGPPYPSAMVLPDAPCVRGRLLLAEGRTKDAVAELEAAGAALEPRGRFNGIWAPWAGDLARALADDDPVRAAQLAARARVHAERFGTDTAIGEALRCVALFAPAEEAEHLLAEAVHHLEASSSAYEHALARLEYGIAIRSPRELARAQKLAVTCGAEALATRAQQVRTSIRSSE; the protein is encoded by the coding sequence ATGAAGCCGTCCCGGCCGTTGTACGAGCGCGAACCGGAACTCGCCGCCGCCGCACAGGCGGTGGACGCACTCTGCGGCGCACAGGCAGCCGGCGGTCTGCTCGTCTTCAGCGGCGAAGCAGGCATCGGCAAGACCGCGCTGCTCGGAGAGATCCGCGCGATGGCGGAGGACCGCTGCACCGTCTGGCAGGCACGCGGCGGTGAGACCGTGACGTCGGTGCCCTTCCATGTCGTACGCCAGCTCCTGCAGCCCGCGCTCGACCAGCTGCCCGCCGACGAGACCAGGGCCCTGTTCGGCGACTGGTTCGAGATCACGGCGCCCGCGCTGGGCCTCGCCGAACCGACCGGCCCGCAGCCCGACCCGCAAGGTGTCAGGGACGGCCTCGACTTCGTCGTCTCCCGGCTCGCCTCCAGGCTCAGCCACCGCCCGCTGCTCCTGATAGTGGACGACGCGCACTGGGCGGACGGGGAGTCCCTCGCATGGCTCGCCGGCTTCACCGCCAGGCTGACCGAACTGCCGGTGCTGGTCGTCCAGGCCCACCGCCCGCAGGAGCTCGCCGACCGCAACTCCGACTGGGCCATGGCCCGTACACCTGAGGACAGTCGCCCCGAGGGCCCCACGGCACTGATCCGCGTGGCCCTTCGAGCACTCACCCCCGATGCCACGGCGGAACTGGTCAGGGCCGGGCTGGGCGACCACGCGGACGACCCCTTCTGCCGCGAGGTGTGGGCCGTCACGGGCGGCAACCCGTACGAGGCGGTCGAGCTCGTCGCCAAGGCGCAGGACCGTGAACTGCCGCCGGTGGAGGAGTCCGCCGGGCTGCTGCGCGAGCTCGGCGCGTCGGCCCGCGGCAGCGGTCTCGTCGCCCGCCTCGAGCGGCTGGGCACCAACGCCAACCGCTTCGCCTGGGCCGCGGCCGTACTGGGCACCGACATCTCCCAGGAACTCGCGGCGACCCTCGCCGGCATGAGCTCGGCGGAAGCCGCCGACTGCACGGCGCGGCTGCGCGACGCCCGTATCGTCAGCGGCTTCGACCCGCTGGAGTTCGTCCATCCCCTCATCGCCACCGCGGTCTACCGCTCCATCCCGCCTGCCACCCGCACGGCCATGCACGGACGGGCCGCCTGGGCCATCACCCAGGCCGGACTCGGTGCCGCGGCTGCCTCGCGCCATCTCCTGGAGGTCCACCCGGACGACGACCAGGAGCTGGTCGCCCAGCTCCGCGAAGCCGCCGGCCAGCACCTGGCGGTCGGTGCCCCGCAAGCGGCCAGGCGCTGCCTCGAAAGGGCGCTCCAGGAGCCGCCACGGCCCCACGACAGGGCCGCCCTGCTGTACGAACTGGGCTGCGCCACCCTGCTCAGTTCCCCCGCCACCACGGTGCAGCAACTCCGGGCAGCCCTCGATACGCCGGGGCTCGACGAGACACTGCGGGTCGACGCCACGTTCCGGCTCGCCGCCGCTCTGGCCCACAACAACCAGCTCAAGGACGCGGCGCTCTCCCTCGCCGCCGAGGCATCCCGTACGGCCCCGGGCCCCGGACTTATGCGGCTCCAGGCCGCGCACTTCCTGTGGGAGGGCATGCAGGCCACCGAGAACGACGGGCCCGCACGTTCGGCACGCCTCGCCCGCAACGCCGACCACCTCAAGGGCCGCGACAACGCCGAGCGCGTCCTTCTCACCCTGCGGGCCTTCGACGCCATGCTCCGCGGCGAGAACGCCCAACTGGTCGTCGACCTCTGCGAACGCGCGCTCGTCGACGGCAGGCCGGCCCGTGGTCTCGGCTGGACCGACTCCGAATGGGGCTTCGAACTCCCCACGATGGTCGGCATCACCTACGCGTTCACGGACCGGCTCGACCGGGCGGAGGAACTCTTCGGCGAAGCAGTGCGCGCCTTCGAGATCTCCGGCTGGAGCGGCGCGCACCTCGCGTTCGCCCACACCCTGCTCGGTCTCGTCCACCGCCGGCGCGGCAGGCTCGCCGAGGCCGAGGGTTTCCTGCGCGAGGGGCTGCGCCTGGCCGACCGTGTCGGCAGCGGGCTGCCGGTCCACTGGGATGCCGCCTGCCTGCTCATCGACACCCTTCTCGCCCGCGGCCGTACGGCGGAGGCGCGTCTGGTCGCCGACCGGTACGACTTCGGGCCGCCCTACCCCAGCGCCATGGTCCTGCCCGACGCCCCGTGCGTCCGCGGCCGGCTGCTGCTGGCCGAAGGCCGTACGAAGGACGCCGTCGCCGAACTCGAGGCGGCGGGCGCCGCCCTGGAGCCCCGCGGTCGCTTCAACGGCATCTGGGCACCGTGGGCCGGCGACCTCGCCCGAGCCCTGGCCGACGACGACCCGGTCCGCGCCGCCCAGCTCGCCGCCCGTGCCCGCGTCCACGCGGAACGCTTCGGCACGGACACCGCGATCGGAGAAGCGCTGCGGTGCGTCGCGCTCTTCGCACCCGCGGAGGAGGCCGAACACCTGCTGGCCGAGGCCGTCCACCACCTCGAGGCGTCGTCGTCCGCGTACGAGCACGCGCTGGCCCGTCTCGAGTACGGAATCGCCATCCGCTCCCCGCGGGAGCTCGCCCGGGCGCAGAAGCTGGCTGTCACGTGCGGCGCCGAGGCCCTGGCAACCCGCGCCCAGCAGGTACGGACGTCGATCCGGTCCTCGGAGTGA
- a CDS encoding DUF309 domain-containing protein, translating to MDESRRDRDAEGRARNARPRDGLGRPLPYGTPGVERQPEGVVRSPDETVREAQRLLDAGMPFHAHEVFEDAWKSGPEAERELWRGLAQMAVGLTHSARGNAAGGARLLRRGAAAVAAFRDAEPYGIGVDRLVDWARELAGRVDPPGPESGAAGTGAGGSGTGGARVVDAAAEAPRLRSGGRAGG from the coding sequence ATGGACGAATCCCGCAGGGACCGTGATGCCGAAGGCCGGGCGCGCAATGCGCGCCCCCGGGACGGGCTGGGGCGCCCTCTGCCGTACGGCACTCCGGGGGTGGAGCGACAGCCGGAGGGGGTGGTCCGCTCCCCCGACGAGACCGTGCGCGAGGCGCAGCGGCTCCTGGACGCGGGGATGCCGTTCCATGCGCACGAGGTGTTCGAGGACGCGTGGAAGTCGGGTCCCGAGGCGGAGCGGGAGCTGTGGCGCGGTCTTGCCCAGATGGCCGTGGGGCTGACGCATTCCGCGCGGGGCAACGCCGCGGGCGGGGCCCGGCTGTTGAGGCGGGGCGCGGCCGCGGTCGCAGCCTTCCGGGACGCGGAGCCGTACGGGATCGGCGTGGACCGGCTGGTCGACTGGGCGCGGGAACTGGCCGGTCGGGTGGATCCGCCCGGCCCCGAGTCGGGGGCCGCCGGCACCGGAGCGGGGGGCTCCGGGACCGGGGGCGCGCGCGTGGTGGACGCGGCGGCGGAGGCTCCCCGGCTGCGGTCGGGGGGCCGGGCCGGTGGGTGA
- a CDS encoding DUF350 domain-containing protein yields the protein MTDIINGLGRATAYGALGVVLLVLGIFLIDALTPGKLGRQIWEERNRNAALLLSSALLGIGGIVFTSIWTTYDDFGKGLASTAAFGLLGLIMMAAAFLVVDLVTPGKLGATLVEREPHPAVWVTASCNLAVSAIVSASIA from the coding sequence ATGACCGACATCATCAACGGCCTCGGCCGTGCCACTGCTTACGGGGCCCTCGGCGTCGTACTGCTCGTTCTCGGCATATTCCTCATCGACGCCCTGACGCCCGGAAAGCTGGGCCGCCAGATATGGGAGGAGCGCAACCGCAACGCGGCACTGCTGCTCAGCTCGGCTCTGCTGGGCATCGGCGGCATCGTGTTCACGTCGATCTGGACGACGTACGACGACTTCGGCAAGGGCCTGGCGTCGACGGCCGCGTTCGGGCTGCTCGGCCTGATCATGATGGCCGCGGCGTTCCTCGTGGTCGACCTGGTCACGCCCGGGAAGCTGGGGGCCACACTGGTCGAGCGGGAGCCGCACCCGGCGGTCTGGGTGACGGCGTCCTGCAACCTGGCGGTGTCGGCCATCGTGTCGGCTTCCATTGCCTGA